CCATCTTATTAAATTAGCCATTTAGTCTTTGGCGGCAAATTCTATCTGTATACGATAATTAATATTAAATTTATTCCATATTAGTTATTATTCGCGAAGAAAGATTGATAACTTAAATTAATATTAAGTATTCCAAAGGATTTTATATGATTGTTTCAAAGAATAAAGCTTTTGCGCCTATCGTTTCGCTAGTGTGCGCAATAAATTTACAAGCCGTAGATAATATAAATTTAGAAGAGGTCGTAGTCACTGCCAGCGGTTTTTTACAAAGTATTAAAAACGCACCCGCTAGCATATCAATCGTTAAAAATGACGACCTGGCAAAAGATAGCTTCACCTCGCTTCACTCTATCGCCTCAAAAGCCCCGGGAGTTAGCGTTATAGGCGGCGAGGACGGACCCGCCAGCGGTATTTCGATCCGAGGCATGGAAGGTTCGCAAACGCTAGTTCTCATAGACGGCAAGAGAGTAAATTCAAGCGCGGCCAATCCAAAAGGCGGTGCTGGCGATATGAACTCAAATTTTATCCCGCCGGTTGAGGCGATAGAACGCATCGAAATCATCAGAGGACCGATGAGCTCGCTTTACGGTAGCGATGCGGTGGGCGGAGTCATAAATATCATCACGAAGAAAAACTTCGATAAATTTAGCGGCTCCGTGAGTATATCCGGTACCGCGCAGGCTCATAGCGGCATCGGCTCGCAGCGCCAAGCGGACTTTTATCTTAACTTCCCGCTTCTTAACAAATACCTCGGCCTTCAGCTTTGGGGCTACAAAAAATTACGCGACGAGGATAGCTATCCGGGCGGCTATCAAGAAAGCGATAAGAAAAACTTTAGCGCCAAACTATGGATCACGCCGGATGAATACAATAAATTTTATCTCCTAGCCTCCCAAGAACGCCACGAATACTCTAGGACCGTCGGCAAGACGGCAACCGTAAGGACAAACAGGCTGCTAAATAGCTACGACTACAAAAAAGATAGCTACGGAGTAGGATACCTGGGAAATTTTGAAAATTTAAATGCCGACGTGAGCTACATTTACGATCAGACGAAGCGAACGAGCCTCTTTGATAGCCTAACGCCGGCTGATGTCAAGAACCACAACTTTAACTCCAAATTTAGCACCTTCCTAGATTCGCATACGCTAACTTTCGGCTATGATTTCAGTAAGCAGACGGTTAAAACCACATTTATCGTATCAAATTCAAGTAGAAGCGTGCTGCGAAACCCGAAAGCCTACTCTATG
Above is a window of Campylobacter showae DNA encoding:
- a CDS encoding TonB-dependent receptor domain-containing protein, whose amino-acid sequence is MIVSKNKAFAPIVSLVCAINLQAVDNINLEEVVVTASGFLQSIKNAPASISIVKNDDLAKDSFTSLHSIASKAPGVSVIGGEDGPASGISIRGMEGSQTLVLIDGKRVNSSAANPKGGAGDMNSNFIPPVEAIERIEIIRGPMSSLYGSDAVGGVINIITKKNFDKFSGSVSISGTAQAHSGIGSQRQADFYLNFPLLNKYLGLQLWGYKKLRDEDSYPGGYQESDKKNFSAKLWITPDEYNKFYLLASQERHEYSRTVGKTATVRTNRLLNSYDYKKDSYGVGYLGNFENLNADVSYIYDQTKRTSLFDSLTPADVKNHNFNSKFSTFLDSHTLTFGYDFSKQTVKTTFIVSNSSRSVLRNPKAYSMKEHAAFLEDEWEILDDKLYLTLGGRFTHNEFFDDHLSPRAYLVYNLTDNWTLKGGVATGYKTPNVNHISPEVGTIQGGWRIVDFGNADLKPEKSLTYEIGAYYDSGDDFRGSVTLFRNEFKDKILDTDGSSINRIPAFGSCATAPHVNCPGWGTYFNIDGADVWGIELSADYDILKNLNLRGNYTYNNSKIKTGDPTINTPNGPVKFSQTNLGRLDGKSLTATPEHAANLTLTYKPIASVSTFAGANYESELTSVKFGPGNKVSENDKKLFTVDLGASWEVNKNLSLNLTAYNIFDNIRYDEGMADDGNYYWYPEEGRRFWFKVSAKW